The following coding sequences lie in one Terriglobia bacterium genomic window:
- the bshA gene encoding N-acetyl-alpha-D-glucosaminyl L-malate synthase BshA, whose protein sequence is MKIGITCYPTYGGSGIVATELGKELAEKGHEIHFISYALPLRLNRATPNIFFHEVEVTNYPLFDHPPYTLALATKMAEVAELQGLDLLHCHYAIPHSVSAFLAKSMLHPRKLPVVTTLHGTDITLVGADRSYLPITKFSIERSDGVTAVSQYLKQATCETFGVQNEIEVIYNFVNCDVYKPGARPGLQERFAPGGEKILIHLSNFRAVKRTGDVIEIFLRVQRKLPAVLLMVGDGPERSSAEWLAHHYGIAEKVRFLGKRDNIDELIGAAHLLLLPSETESFGLVALEAMACEVPVVVSRVGGLPEVITDGREGFLVEPHNIDGMAERALQILSDEKERREMGKRGRESARARFCADEIVCQYESYYKKILAKV, encoded by the coding sequence ATGAAGATCGGAATCACCTGTTACCCGACCTACGGCGGCAGCGGGATCGTCGCGACAGAGCTTGGCAAGGAACTGGCAGAGAAAGGGCACGAGATTCATTTCATCAGCTATGCCCTGCCGCTGCGGCTGAACCGGGCAACGCCCAACATATTTTTTCACGAGGTCGAAGTCACCAACTATCCTCTGTTCGACCACCCCCCCTATACGCTCGCCCTGGCCACCAAGATGGCGGAGGTGGCGGAACTGCAAGGGCTGGACCTGCTGCACTGTCACTACGCCATTCCCCACTCGGTGAGCGCTTTCCTGGCCAAGTCGATGTTGCACCCGCGCAAGCTTCCCGTGGTGACGACGCTGCACGGCACGGATATCACTCTCGTAGGCGCAGACCGCTCCTACCTTCCCATCACCAAGTTCTCAATCGAACGCTCCGATGGAGTCACTGCCGTCTCTCAGTACCTCAAGCAGGCGACTTGCGAGACCTTTGGGGTGCAGAACGAGATCGAAGTGATCTACAACTTCGTCAACTGCGACGTCTACAAGCCGGGGGCAAGACCCGGACTGCAGGAGCGCTTCGCGCCGGGCGGCGAAAAGATACTCATTCATCTCTCGAATTTCCGGGCGGTGAAGCGGACCGGCGACGTGATCGAGATCTTCCTGCGTGTGCAAAGGAAGCTGCCTGCGGTGCTGCTCATGGTCGGAGACGGCCCGGAGCGCAGCAGCGCCGAATGGCTGGCGCATCATTACGGCATTGCAGAGAAGGTTCGTTTTCTGGGCAAACGCGACAACATCGACGAATTGATCGGAGCCGCCCACCTGCTCCTGCTGCCCAGCGAGACCGAGTCTTTCGGCCTGGTCGCGCTGGAAGCGATGGCCTGCGAAGTTCCGGTGGTGGTTTCGAGGGTTGGTGGACTTCCCGAGGTGATCACCGACGGCAGAGAAGGATTTCTGGTCGAGCCGCACAACATCGATGGAATGGCTGAGAGAGCGCTGCAAATTCTCTCAGACGAGAAAGAGCGCCGGGAAATGGGCAAGCGCGGCCGCGAATCGGCCAGAGCCCGGTTCTGTGCCGACGAAATCGTGTGCCAATACGAGAGTTATTATAAGAAGATCCTCGCCAAGGTCTGA
- a CDS encoding FMN-binding glutamate synthase family protein yields the protein MSLSKTNATAATLTKNRTEDSIVPTSGMCVTCVDGCIGMCEIGKSAYRGHEVIYPQPFGVITTAAEKTYPVDYSHFNIMGTAVGAHGIEADSDKAIFPSVRLDVAIGHDKKLKFRLPWIIPGIGSTNVAKNNWEGLAIGSALAGTGLTIGENVVGMDPEAVIKNGRVVDTVDLKRRVKLYQDYQRDGYGATIVQSNIEDTRLGVQEYAVEKLGVECVELKWGQGAKDIGGEVKINNLKKARLLHERGYIVLPDPTNAFVIKAFEQGAFKEFERHSRVGMVSEESFAQRVEELRKAGAKYVFLKTGAYRPADLARALAFSSKYRIDLLTVDGAGGGTGMSPWKMMNEWGVPPVELHSLLHGYAKKLADEGRYVPALAVAGGFTFEDQIFKGLALGAPFVKLVGMARSPIAAAMVGKTIGRAIDDGQLPVYIERFGNTKDEIFVTAASLRQEVGNDEFEKLPTGALGLYTYYERLAQGLRQLMAGSRKFAPEFISRDDLAALTREAAAISGIRHVMDVDEEEVEKILNGKSLAPPAKRQQAGSKP from the coding sequence ATGAGTCTATCAAAGACAAATGCCACAGCAGCAACTCTTACCAAGAACCGAACCGAAGACTCCATCGTCCCCACATCAGGCATGTGTGTCACCTGCGTGGACGGCTGCATCGGAATGTGCGAGATCGGCAAGTCCGCCTATCGGGGGCACGAGGTCATCTACCCCCAGCCATTCGGAGTCATCACCACCGCAGCAGAAAAGACCTATCCCGTCGACTATTCACACTTCAACATCATGGGGACCGCCGTCGGCGCCCACGGCATTGAAGCCGACTCCGACAAGGCCATCTTTCCTTCCGTCAGGCTCGATGTCGCCATCGGCCACGACAAGAAGCTGAAGTTCCGCCTCCCCTGGATCATTCCCGGCATCGGATCGACCAATGTCGCCAAGAACAACTGGGAGGGGCTGGCCATTGGCTCGGCCCTGGCGGGCACCGGCCTGACCATCGGAGAGAACGTGGTCGGCATGGACCCCGAAGCGGTGATCAAGAATGGCCGTGTAGTGGACACCGTGGACCTGAAGCGCCGGGTGAAGCTCTATCAGGATTACCAGCGCGACGGCTACGGGGCCACCATCGTGCAGTCGAACATCGAGGACACCCGCCTGGGAGTGCAGGAGTACGCAGTGGAAAAGCTCGGCGTCGAGTGTGTCGAGCTGAAGTGGGGCCAGGGCGCCAAGGACATCGGCGGCGAGGTCAAGATCAACAACCTCAAGAAGGCCCGGTTGCTTCATGAGCGCGGATACATCGTGCTCCCCGACCCGACCAATGCCTTCGTCATCAAAGCCTTCGAACAGGGCGCCTTCAAGGAGTTCGAGCGCCATTCGCGCGTCGGCATGGTGAGCGAGGAATCTTTTGCCCAGAGAGTGGAAGAACTGCGCAAGGCCGGCGCCAAGTACGTTTTCCTCAAGACGGGTGCCTATCGCCCTGCCGACCTGGCGCGCGCTCTGGCATTCTCTTCCAAGTACAGGATCGACCTGCTCACCGTCGATGGCGCGGGCGGGGGTACCGGAATGAGCCCCTGGAAAATGATGAATGAATGGGGCGTCCCGCCGGTCGAACTCCACTCGCTCCTCCATGGGTACGCGAAGAAACTCGCTGACGAAGGCAGGTATGTTCCTGCCCTGGCTGTCGCCGGCGGATTCACATTCGAAGATCAGATCTTCAAAGGCCTCGCTCTCGGCGCGCCTTTTGTGAAGCTCGTCGGAATGGCGCGCAGCCCGATCGCGGCCGCCATGGTCGGCAAGACCATCGGCCGGGCCATCGACGACGGACAATTGCCGGTCTACATCGAGCGTTTCGGGAATACCAAGGATGAAATCTTCGTCACGGCCGCCTCGCTGCGACAGGAAGTGGGCAACGACGAGTTCGAGAAATTGCCCACCGGAGCACTCGGCCTTTACACCTACTACGAGCGGCTCGCCCAGGGGTTACGCCAACTCATGGCCGGGAGCCGGAAGTTTGCTCCTGAATTCATCAGCCGTGATGATCTGGCCGCGCTCACCAGGGAGGCGGCGGCGATCAGCGGTATCCGCCATGTGATGGACGTCGACGAGGAGGAAGTCGAAAAGATTCTGAACGGCAAGTCTCTCGCGCCGCCGGCCAAGCGGCAGCAAGCAGGCAGCAAGCCCTAG
- a CDS encoding NAD(P)H-dependent oxidoreductase subunit E: MKTQEIQAIIEKHSGQRGELIAILEDIQSKYSYLPEPALKAVAEQTGRSLVDIYGVATFYRWFSLKPRGRHLCSVCLGTACHVRGGPVIAEEFGRELGIKTGENTSDGEFTLETVNCLGACALGPIVVVDGHYFSNVSPIRVKEIVGQTREGLDKVDIKTDQRVFPIEVSCARCNHSLTDSNNLLDGIPAIRVTAAYEHTHGWLFLSSLYGSYSTQSEHEIPMDMTVNFFCPHCHAELSGGTPCTECSAPMVPMIVRGGGILQICSRRGCRAHRLDFDGMNL, translated from the coding sequence ATGAAAACACAGGAAATTCAGGCCATTATCGAGAAACACAGCGGGCAGCGTGGTGAGCTCATCGCGATCCTTGAAGATATCCAGTCCAAGTACAGTTATCTTCCCGAACCAGCCCTGAAAGCCGTAGCGGAGCAGACGGGCCGATCTCTGGTCGACATCTATGGCGTCGCTACCTTCTATCGATGGTTCAGCCTCAAACCACGCGGCCGGCATCTGTGCTCCGTTTGTCTCGGGACGGCCTGTCACGTCCGCGGCGGGCCGGTCATTGCCGAGGAATTCGGACGTGAATTGGGAATCAAGACAGGCGAGAACACCTCGGATGGGGAGTTTACTCTGGAGACCGTGAACTGCCTGGGGGCGTGCGCACTTGGGCCGATTGTGGTGGTCGACGGTCATTATTTCTCCAACGTAAGTCCCATCCGGGTCAAAGAAATTGTCGGCCAGACCCGGGAGGGGCTCGATAAAGTCGACATCAAAACGGACCAGCGGGTGTTCCCCATCGAGGTCAGCTGCGCACGCTGCAACCACAGCCTCACCGACTCGAACAACCTATTGGACGGCATCCCCGCCATTCGGGTGACAGCTGCTTACGAACATACTCATGGCTGGCTTTTTCTGTCCTCCTTGTATGGAAGCTACAGCACCCAGTCTGAACACGAAATCCCGATGGATATGACGGTGAACTTCTTCTGCCCGCACTGCCACGCCGAACTCTCCGGAGGGACACCGTGCACGGAGTGCAGTGCTCCAATGGTTCCCATGATTGTGCGCGGCGGCGGGATTCTGCAGATCTGCTCGCGTCGAGGTTGCCGGGCCCACAGGCTTGATTTTGACGGGATGAATCTATGA
- a CDS encoding PhoH family protein — MPKRRNMTRRPKMFVLDTNVILHDATCIHQFQENDIVIPLAVIEEIDHFKRGSQVINFNAREFARTLDSITGNALFDGGIPLGEGKGKVRIAITKGLSPEIQEVFREDNADHRILSVALDLHKKARSRRSVILVTKDVNLRMKAKALCIPAEDYATDRVHSIDALYSGKEILEDIDSELLTALHQPPFELPAAKLLNVRPLDLVPNQYLILRNQSRSVLACFDAETGRLRKVEKGMVYGIKPRNAEQTFAVDALTRTNIPLVTMTGKAGTGKTLLALASAMQVRKNYRQIFLARPVVPLSNKDMGFLPGDIEAKLAPYMQPLWDNLKIIQSQYPEGDKQYKQIDQMIEEKKLVIEPLSYIRGRSLQKVIFIVDEAQNLTPHEIKTIITRAGEGVKIVITGDIYQIDHPYLDSQSNGVSYLIDHFKGQPLYAHVNLEKGERSELAELASNLL, encoded by the coding sequence ATGCCCAAACGGAGGAACATGACGCGCCGCCCCAAGATGTTCGTGCTGGACACCAATGTAATCCTTCACGACGCCACCTGCATCCACCAATTCCAGGAAAACGACATCGTCATTCCCCTCGCCGTGATTGAGGAGATCGATCACTTCAAGCGTGGGAGCCAGGTCATCAACTTCAACGCCCGCGAATTCGCGCGCACCCTCGATTCCATAACCGGCAATGCCCTCTTCGATGGCGGCATCCCTCTTGGCGAGGGCAAAGGGAAAGTCCGGATCGCAATCACGAAGGGCTTGAGTCCGGAGATCCAGGAGGTCTTCCGCGAAGACAATGCGGATCACAGAATCCTGAGCGTCGCACTCGATCTGCACAAAAAGGCCAGGAGCCGGAGATCGGTGATCCTGGTGACCAAAGATGTCAATTTGCGCATGAAGGCGAAGGCCCTGTGCATACCGGCGGAGGATTACGCTACCGACCGCGTGCACAGCATCGATGCGCTATACAGCGGGAAGGAAATCCTCGAGGATATAGACAGCGAGCTTCTGACTGCGCTTCATCAACCTCCGTTTGAGCTGCCCGCCGCGAAGCTCCTGAACGTTCGGCCATTGGATCTTGTGCCGAACCAATATCTCATTTTACGCAATCAAAGCCGGTCCGTGCTTGCCTGCTTCGATGCGGAGACCGGGCGGCTGCGCAAGGTGGAGAAAGGTATGGTTTACGGCATCAAGCCGAGGAACGCCGAGCAGACCTTCGCCGTCGACGCGCTGACCCGGACGAACATTCCGCTGGTGACCATGACGGGGAAAGCCGGCACAGGCAAGACGCTTCTGGCGCTTGCAAGCGCCATGCAGGTCAGGAAAAACTATCGCCAGATCTTCCTCGCCCGCCCCGTCGTCCCACTGAGCAACAAGGACATGGGATTTCTCCCGGGCGATATCGAAGCCAAGCTCGCTCCCTATATGCAGCCCCTCTGGGACAATCTCAAGATCATCCAGAGCCAGTACCCTGAGGGCGACAAGCAGTACAAGCAGATCGACCAGATGATCGAAGAAAAAAAGCTGGTCATCGAGCCTTTGAGCTACATCCGCGGCCGGAGTCTGCAGAAAGTGATCTTTATTGTCGACGAGGCTCAGAATCTGACCCCCCACGAGATCAAGACCATCATCACGCGCGCGGGCGAGGGGGTGAAGATCGTCATCACAGGAGATATCTACCAGATCGATCACCCTTATCTCGACTCTCAATCCAACGGGGTCTCCTACCTCATTGATCATTTCAAAGGCCAGCCCTTGTACGCGCACGTCAACCTGGAGAAGGGCGAGCGATCAGAGTTGGCCGAGTTGGCCAGTAACCTGCTCTGA
- a CDS encoding response regulator transcription factor produces MTEASRQTIGILLVDDHAVIRAALRLLIDKQPGMVVVGEAGNKEEAVSIASREQPEIILLDLCLGEENGIDLIPELLAAAEESKIIVLTGVRDPAEHQVAIRRGAMGIVHKEASADMLIKAIDRVNAGELWLDRRMTATLVSRLRRDLEVPSLSDVADVTSRITAREREIISLVGEGLKNKQIADRLCISEATVRHHLTSILKKLDVSDRLELLIFAYQHNLVSMKKDDPAGKILTLPQVSKRLLQ; encoded by the coding sequence ATGACGGAAGCATCGCGCCAGACCATTGGCATCCTGCTTGTGGATGACCATGCGGTGATCCGCGCCGCACTGCGATTGCTGATCGACAAACAACCGGGAATGGTGGTCGTCGGTGAAGCCGGCAACAAAGAGGAGGCGGTCTCGATCGCATCCCGGGAGCAACCCGAGATCATACTTCTTGATCTATGCCTCGGAGAGGAAAACGGCATCGATCTGATCCCGGAGTTGCTGGCCGCGGCCGAAGAATCCAAGATCATCGTGCTGACCGGAGTACGAGATCCGGCAGAACATCAGGTCGCAATCCGTCGCGGGGCCATGGGCATCGTTCATAAAGAGGCTTCCGCGGATATGCTCATTAAAGCCATCGATCGTGTCAATGCCGGCGAACTGTGGCTCGATCGGCGCATGACGGCAACACTGGTATCCCGGTTAAGGCGTGACCTTGAAGTCCCGAGTCTGTCTGACGTGGCCGATGTGACTTCCCGAATAACTGCCCGTGAGCGTGAGATCATCTCTCTCGTTGGAGAGGGATTGAAGAACAAACAGATTGCAGACCGCCTGTGCATCAGCGAAGCGACGGTCCGGCACCATTTGACATCCATACTGAAAAAACTGGATGTGTCGGACCGCCTCGAGCTTCTCATATTCGCCTACCAGCACAATCTGGTCAGCATGAAGAAGGATGATCCTGCGGGAAAGATATTGACGCTGCCTCAGGTGTCAAAGCGTCTCCTGCAGTAA
- a CDS encoding (2Fe-2S)-binding protein: MIKLSLNGLPVSVEEGMTLLEAATFFGFPIPTLCHMDGLSPYGACRLCLVEIGEGPKAKLVSSCTYPVEEGLKVRTASARVVKARKMILELLLASCPQSKTIQDLASAHQVRQQRFKQEHETCILCGLCVRMCREQMMAGAIGFRGRGNHRSLGTPFDIKSEVCRLCGGCIQVCPACQLRCTYTEPDKAICGGCANLSPPCLEKPQFNDMMCFMAPCVACEIRKD; encoded by the coding sequence ATGATCAAGCTGAGCCTGAACGGTCTGCCCGTCTCAGTGGAGGAGGGCATGACCCTGCTGGAAGCTGCAACCTTTTTTGGCTTCCCGATCCCGACCTTGTGCCACATGGATGGACTCTCCCCCTATGGCGCCTGCAGGTTGTGCCTCGTCGAAATCGGCGAGGGCCCCAAAGCCAAATTGGTCAGTTCTTGCACCTACCCGGTCGAAGAGGGCCTCAAAGTGCGCACGGCTTCCGCGCGCGTCGTCAAGGCGCGCAAAATGATCCTGGAACTGCTGCTGGCCTCATGCCCCCAATCCAAGACCATCCAGGATCTGGCTTCGGCTCACCAGGTGCGCCAGCAGCGCTTCAAGCAGGAGCACGAGACTTGTATCCTCTGCGGGCTCTGCGTGCGCATGTGCCGCGAGCAGATGATGGCGGGGGCCATCGGTTTTCGAGGGCGGGGCAATCATCGCAGTCTGGGTACGCCCTTCGACATCAAATCCGAAGTTTGCCGGCTGTGCGGCGGTTGCATCCAGGTCTGCCCGGCCTGCCAGCTTCGCTGCACGTACACGGAGCCCGACAAAGCAATCTGCGGGGGGTGTGCCAACCTCAGCCCGCCCTGCCTCGAGAAGCCGCAATTCAACGATATGATGTGTTTCATGGCGCCTTGTGTCGCCTGTGAAATCCGGAAAGATTGA
- a CDS encoding 4Fe-4S binding protein, whose protein sequence is MEKLKSIDDLRSLQSRLVASTDLHKPTIVISAGTCGQASGANDLIRITKRQLLYKGLTDRIRLRITGCHGYCQAEPSVLVEPKGIFYPRISPEDMERIVDATASDEPVERLLWKDPNTRKRISTQSDIPFFKSQKRTILARNEKIDPIRIYSYIQDAGYSALAKALEQRDPQALIAEIKASGLRGRGGAGFPTGIKWELLAKQNNGRGKVLVCNADEGDPGAYMDRSVLEGNPHSILEGMLIGAYATGATEGVLYVRNEYPLAIKHLIIALRQAEELGLIGADILGTGFSFDVSLVRGAGAFVCGEETALMRSIEGKIGEPRQRPPYPVQKGIEGKPTAINNVETWANIPVIVNQGAAAYALTGTQSNHGTKIFSLVGKVKNTGLVEVPMGITIGEIVHDIGGGPSGRAQIKAVQTGGPSGGCIPTSMFDLPVDYESLSAAGSIMGSGGMIVMDENTCMVDVAKYFMNFLKDESCGKCYVCRKGTQRMWEILDDITKGNGTAEDLDLLEELALVVKDASMCGLGQTASNPVLSTLRYFREEYLAHVERKFCPATVCRGLFNYRVIAEKCTGCALCVKVCPTGAIMGPRKEAHNLDRSKCIKCRACYDVCKFDAIAGDAIIVVPVS, encoded by the coding sequence ATGGAAAAACTCAAGTCGATAGACGATCTCAGGAGCCTGCAAAGCCGGCTGGTCGCCAGCACGGATCTCCATAAACCAACGATTGTCATCTCTGCGGGCACTTGCGGTCAAGCCAGCGGCGCCAACGATCTCATTCGCATCACCAAGCGTCAGTTGCTCTACAAGGGTCTCACGGACAGGATCCGGTTGCGGATCACCGGGTGTCACGGATATTGCCAGGCTGAGCCGTCGGTTCTGGTTGAGCCCAAAGGGATCTTCTATCCGAGAATCAGCCCGGAGGACATGGAACGTATTGTCGATGCCACGGCTTCCGATGAGCCGGTCGAACGCCTGCTCTGGAAGGATCCCAACACGCGCAAGCGAATCAGCACGCAAAGCGACATCCCCTTCTTCAAGAGCCAGAAGCGTACGATTCTCGCGCGCAACGAAAAGATCGATCCGATTCGCATTTACAGCTACATCCAGGACGCGGGCTATTCGGCGCTGGCGAAAGCTCTCGAGCAACGCGACCCTCAGGCGCTGATCGCGGAAATCAAAGCCTCGGGGCTCCGCGGACGTGGAGGCGCAGGGTTCCCCACGGGAATCAAGTGGGAACTCCTGGCAAAACAGAACAACGGGAGAGGAAAGGTCCTGGTCTGCAACGCGGACGAAGGCGATCCCGGCGCCTACATGGACCGCAGCGTACTTGAAGGAAATCCTCACAGCATCCTCGAGGGCATGCTTATCGGCGCCTATGCCACAGGTGCAACGGAGGGGGTGCTCTATGTCCGCAATGAGTATCCGCTGGCGATCAAGCATCTGATCATCGCCCTGCGCCAGGCAGAGGAACTGGGACTTATCGGAGCGGATATCCTTGGAACAGGATTCTCGTTCGACGTCAGCCTGGTCAGGGGGGCAGGAGCCTTCGTGTGCGGCGAGGAGACGGCGTTGATGCGGTCCATCGAAGGCAAGATCGGCGAACCGCGCCAGCGGCCTCCGTATCCCGTGCAAAAGGGGATCGAGGGCAAACCGACCGCCATCAACAATGTGGAAACGTGGGCGAATATCCCCGTCATCGTCAATCAGGGTGCCGCCGCGTACGCGCTAACCGGGACGCAAAGCAATCACGGCACGAAAATTTTCAGCCTGGTGGGAAAGGTCAAAAACACCGGTCTCGTCGAAGTACCCATGGGTATTACGATCGGCGAAATCGTCCACGACATCGGCGGCGGACCTTCCGGGCGTGCCCAGATCAAGGCCGTTCAAACCGGCGGGCCCAGTGGCGGCTGCATCCCCACCTCGATGTTCGATCTGCCCGTCGACTACGAAAGCTTGAGCGCGGCGGGTTCCATCATGGGATCAGGCGGGATGATCGTCATGGACGAAAACACCTGCATGGTTGATGTCGCGAAGTACTTCATGAATTTCCTGAAGGATGAGTCGTGCGGGAAGTGCTATGTCTGCCGCAAGGGCACGCAGCGGATGTGGGAAATACTCGACGACATTACCAAGGGGAATGGAACGGCCGAGGATCTCGACCTCCTGGAAGAACTCGCGCTCGTGGTCAAGGACGCCTCCATGTGCGGTTTGGGTCAGACCGCTTCCAATCCCGTGCTCAGCACCCTGCGCTACTTTCGCGAGGAATACCTTGCCCACGTCGAGCGGAAATTCTGTCCGGCGACAGTCTGCCGCGGTCTGTTCAACTATCGGGTTATCGCCGAGAAGTGCACCGGCTGTGCGCTCTGCGTGAAAGTCTGCCCTACCGGTGCCATTATGGGACCGCGCAAGGAAGCGCACAACCTGGATCGATCCAAGTGCATCAAGTGCCGGGCATGCTATGACGTGTGCAAGTTCGATGCGATCGCCGGAGATGCCATCATCGTTGTTCCCGTTTCGTGA
- a CDS encoding Hpt domain-containing protein yields MPHVPRPASGDRGKSLECNALLRELLDQPDLILQLRNVFAGETQKDIENLMAACVAHDSARVASIAHRLKGSAATIGAEPLRAAAARIERFGRQGRLPQVQECVPSLNVEFVRFCSFLSTLAESEQS; encoded by the coding sequence ATGCCCCACGTGCCTCGCCCTGCGTCTGGCGATCGCGGGAAATCCTTAGAGTGCAACGCGTTGCTCAGAGAGTTGCTTGACCAGCCCGACCTCATCCTGCAGCTCCGCAACGTCTTTGCCGGAGAGACGCAGAAGGACATTGAGAATCTCATGGCGGCCTGCGTCGCGCATGACTCTGCGCGGGTCGCAAGCATCGCTCATCGACTCAAGGGTTCTGCCGCTACCATCGGAGCCGAGCCCCTGCGAGCGGCAGCTGCACGAATTGAGCGATTCGGGCGCCAGGGCCGGCTGCCACAGGTTCAGGAGTGCGTACCCAGTCTAAACGTTGAATTCGTTCGTTTTTGCAGCTTCCTTTCGACGCTTGCCGAGTCAGAACAATCCTAG